A single genomic interval of Helianthus annuus cultivar XRQ/B chromosome 6, HanXRQr2.0-SUNRISE, whole genome shotgun sequence harbors:
- the LOC110865481 gene encoding protein NDL1 isoform X1, with protein MEDSTDSIAVDMETIYLGGKEHIIRTGHGCVSVILYGDEEKPPLITYPDVALNHMSCFQGLFFSPEAASLLLHNFCIYHITPPGHELGAASISPDVPVPSVDDLCDQILEVLNHFRLGAVMCMGAMAGAYLLTLFAIRYRDRVTGLILISPLCKAPSWTEWLYNKLMSNLLYYYGMCSLSKECLLQRYFSKEVRGTPEIPESDIVQACRKLLDERQSINVLRFLQAIHRRPDITQELEKLKCRTLIFVGDNSLFHSEALHMSEKLDRRFSALVEVQGCGSMVTEEQPHAMLVSLEYFLIGFGLYRPSESDGSPRSPLSPFSISPELLSPESLGLKLKPIKTRVLSRGGDSTCYSS; from the exons ATGGAGGATTCCACCGATTCCATAGCCGTTGATATGGAAACTATCTATCTTGGTGGAAAg GAACACATCATTCGAACGGGTCATGGTTGTGTGTCTGTTATCTTATACGGAGATGAAGAAAAACCACCATTGATTACTTATCCTGATGTAGCCCTGAATC ACATGTCATGTTTCCAAGGACTCTTCTTCAGTCCCGAAGCAGCGTCTTTGCTTCTACACAATTTCTGCATTTATCACATCACTCCACCCGGTCACGAG TTAGGAGCTGCATCCATTTCCCCGGATGTTCCCGTCCCGTCTGTCGATGATCTTTGTGATCAAATTCTAGAGGTCCTTAATCATTTTAG GCTCGGTGCAGTGATGTGCATGGGGGCGATGGCGGGTGCATATCTTCTTACACTATTTGCG ATAAGATATAGAGACAGAGTTACGGGTTTGATACTCATTTCACCTTTGTGCAAGGCACCTTCTTGGACCGAATGGCTATACAATAAG TTGATGTCAAATTTGTTATATTATTACGGTATGTGTAGCTTGTCGAAGGAGTGCTTGCTACAAAGATACTTCAGTAAG GAAGTCCGTGGTACTCCGGAAATACCCGAATCGGATATTGTTCAAGCATGTAGAAAG CTATTGGATGAGAGGCAAAGTATTAACGTGTTGAGGTTTCTTCAAGCAATTCACAGGAGACCCGACATTACTCAAGAATTGGAAAAACTAAAATGCCGAACGCTTATATTTGTTGGGGACAACTCTCTGTTCCATTCTGAAGCCCTCCACATGTCTGAAAAACTGGATCGAAGATTTAGTGCTTTAGTAGAG GTGCAGGGGTGTGGATCAATGGTGACAGAAGAGCAGCCACACGCAATGTTGGTTTCCTTGGAGTATTTTCTAATTGGGTTTGGATTGTATAGGCCCAGTGAGTCAGATGGAAGCCCGAGAAGCCCACTAAGCCCGTTCAGCATCTCTCCGGAGCTTCTATCTCCCGAAAGCTTGGGATTGAAGCTTAAACCGATCAAAACACGGGTTCTTTCAAGAGGCGGTGACAGTACTTGCTATTCTTCGTAA
- the LOC110865481 gene encoding protein NDL1 isoform X2 yields MFPRTLLQSRSSVFASTQFLHLSHHSTRSRELLQLGAASISPDVPVPSVDDLCDQILEVLNHFRLGAVMCMGAMAGAYLLTLFAIRYRDRVTGLILISPLCKAPSWTEWLYNKLMSNLLYYYGMCSLSKECLLQRYFSKEVRGTPEIPESDIVQACRKLLDERQSINVLRFLQAIHRRPDITQELEKLKCRTLIFVGDNSLFHSEALHMSEKLDRRFSALVEVQGCGSMVTEEQPHAMLVSLEYFLIGFGLYRPSESDGSPRSPLSPFSISPELLSPESLGLKLKPIKTRVLSRGGDSTCYSS; encoded by the exons ATGTTTCCAAGGACTCTTCTTCAGTCCCGAAGCAGCGTCTTTGCTTCTACACAATTTCTGCATTTATCACATCACTCCACCCGGTCACGAG AGTTGTTGCAGTTAGGAGCTGCATCCATTTCCCCGGATGTTCCCGTCCCGTCTGTCGATGATCTTTGTGATCAAATTCTAGAGGTCCTTAATCATTTTAG GCTCGGTGCAGTGATGTGCATGGGGGCGATGGCGGGTGCATATCTTCTTACACTATTTGCG ATAAGATATAGAGACAGAGTTACGGGTTTGATACTCATTTCACCTTTGTGCAAGGCACCTTCTTGGACCGAATGGCTATACAATAAG TTGATGTCAAATTTGTTATATTATTACGGTATGTGTAGCTTGTCGAAGGAGTGCTTGCTACAAAGATACTTCAGTAAG GAAGTCCGTGGTACTCCGGAAATACCCGAATCGGATATTGTTCAAGCATGTAGAAAG CTATTGGATGAGAGGCAAAGTATTAACGTGTTGAGGTTTCTTCAAGCAATTCACAGGAGACCCGACATTACTCAAGAATTGGAAAAACTAAAATGCCGAACGCTTATATTTGTTGGGGACAACTCTCTGTTCCATTCTGAAGCCCTCCACATGTCTGAAAAACTGGATCGAAGATTTAGTGCTTTAGTAGAG GTGCAGGGGTGTGGATCAATGGTGACAGAAGAGCAGCCACACGCAATGTTGGTTTCCTTGGAGTATTTTCTAATTGGGTTTGGATTGTATAGGCCCAGTGAGTCAGATGGAAGCCCGAGAAGCCCACTAAGCCCGTTCAGCATCTCTCCGGAGCTTCTATCTCCCGAAAGCTTGGGATTGAAGCTTAAACCGATCAAAACACGGGTTCTTTCAAGAGGCGGTGACAGTACTTGCTATTCTTCGTAA